A region from the Candidatus Methylomirabilota bacterium genome encodes:
- a CDS encoding SDR family oxidoreductase, whose protein sequence is MRLAGRVAVVTGAGRGIGRAIAGAVVREGASVVLAARSAAEIEAVAREIRQGGGRALVVPTDVRQEAAVEALVRRALGEWQRVDLLVNAAGVATFAPVTDSKLDDWDQMLAVNLRGAVLCCRAVLPAMIVQHRGTIINIGSVVTSRSLTGSAAYTASKYGLLGFSRVLAEEMRAHGVRVGVLSAGATDTPLWDATSGAPARERMLRADQVAEAALLMAALDPNATLEEMTLLPAGGIL, encoded by the coding sequence GTGAGGCTCGCCGGACGGGTCGCGGTCGTCACCGGGGCCGGCCGCGGCATCGGCCGCGCGATCGCCGGCGCCGTCGTCCGTGAGGGCGCCTCGGTGGTCCTGGCCGCCCGCTCGGCGGCCGAGATCGAGGCGGTCGCGCGGGAGATCCGGCAAGGCGGCGGCCGCGCCCTTGTGGTGCCCACCGACGTGAGGCAGGAGGCCGCGGTGGAGGCGCTGGTACGGCGGGCCCTCGGCGAGTGGCAGCGGGTAGACCTGCTGGTCAACGCGGCCGGGGTGGCCACCTTCGCCCCGGTGACCGACTCCAAGCTGGACGACTGGGATCAAATGCTCGCGGTGAACCTGCGCGGCGCGGTCCTGTGCTGCCGGGCGGTGCTACCCGCGATGATCGTCCAGCATCGCGGCACGATCATCAACATCGGATCGGTGGTGACCAGCCGATCGCTGACGGGCAGCGCCGCCTACACCGCGTCCAAATACGGGCTGCTCGGCTTCTCGCGGGTGCTCGCCGAGGAGATGCGTGCCCACGGGGTGCGCGTCGGGGTGCTGTCGGCGGGGGCCACCGACACTCCGCTGTGGGATGCCACGTCCGGGGCGCCCGCTCGGGAGCGCATGCTGCGGGCCGATCAGGTCGCCGAGGCCGCCCTTCTGATGGCCGCGCTCGATCCCAACGCGACGCTGGAGGAGATGACCCTGCTGCCCGCGGGGGGCATCCTGTGA
- a CDS encoding iron-sulfur cluster assembly accessory protein, with translation MITLTETAAKKISDLRLEEGKPEWGLRIRIVGGGCSGMSYELGWDDTASEGDNVVESNGVKVFVDSHSAPYLQGSEIDYVDNNMLGAGFAIKNPNVKSSCGCGSSHQF, from the coding sequence ATGATCACGTTGACTGAGACGGCCGCCAAGAAGATCTCGGATCTGCGGCTCGAAGAGGGCAAGCCCGAGTGGGGCCTGCGGATCCGCATCGTGGGCGGCGGGTGCTCCGGCATGTCGTACGAGCTGGGGTGGGACGACACGGCGAGCGAGGGCGACAACGTCGTCGAGTCGAACGGCGTGAAGGTCTTCGTGGACTCGCACAGCGCCCCGTATCTGCAGGGCAGCGAGATCGACTACGTCGACAACAACATGCTGGGCGCCGGGTTCGCCATCAAGAACCCGAACGTGAAGTCGTCCTGCGGCTGCGGCTCGTCGCACCAGTTCTAG
- a CDS encoding vanadium-dependent haloperoxidase produces MHSIAHRRLYRLPHALLMIAVVLAAALPVPRAAGADAVLQWNEIAQRTVATANPLVQSRSMAIVQAAVADAVAAVGRDYEGFALRETAAAGASAPAAAVAAAHAALTALHPPAAPSLDAAYTTALAGLPDGPARAEGIRIGKAAAAAILEQRAGDGWNAPASYTPVARAGRWIPTPPASAAPLGPQWGRVKPFALSRADQFRAPTPPPPDSAEYARDLREVYELGGVTSPKRTPQLANVARFWIISGMQGWNPAARQVSTFKKLTLPQNARLLALLNVAMADGLIACWDSKFAHDTWRPVTAIHAGGHGVAADPSWMPLIVTPPFPAYPSGHACAGGAARLVLERQLGPGGHAITLTSATAPGVTFTYDSFKAIADQVDEARVVGGIHVRHDQTAGGELGRRVGEHVCRTAWRLRPGPSSGCGP; encoded by the coding sequence ATGCACTCGATCGCGCATCGCCGGCTCTACCGTCTGCCCCACGCTCTTCTGATGATCGCCGTCGTCCTGGCCGCGGCCCTCCCGGTTCCCCGCGCCGCCGGAGCGGACGCGGTCCTCCAGTGGAACGAGATCGCGCAGCGAACCGTCGCGACGGCCAACCCGCTGGTCCAGTCGCGGAGCATGGCCATCGTCCAGGCCGCGGTCGCCGACGCGGTGGCCGCGGTAGGGCGGGACTACGAGGGCTTCGCCCTGCGGGAGACCGCGGCGGCCGGCGCTTCCGCGCCCGCGGCGGCGGTGGCCGCCGCGCATGCCGCGCTGACCGCGCTGCACCCACCGGCCGCGCCGTCCCTGGACGCGGCCTATACCACGGCGCTGGCCGGCCTCCCGGACGGACCGGCCAGGGCCGAGGGAATCCGGATCGGCAAGGCGGCCGCCGCGGCGATCCTCGAGCAGCGGGCCGGTGATGGCTGGAACGCGCCCGCAAGCTACACACCCGTCGCCCGCGCCGGCCGCTGGATCCCGACGCCGCCCGCCTCCGCGGCCCCGCTCGGGCCGCAGTGGGGGCGGGTCAAGCCGTTCGCGCTCTCCCGCGCCGACCAGTTCCGGGCCCCGACTCCGCCGCCGCCGGACAGCGCCGAGTACGCGCGCGATCTCCGGGAGGTGTACGAGCTGGGTGGCGTGACCTCCCCGAAGCGGACCCCCCAGCTCGCGAACGTGGCCCGCTTCTGGATCATCTCGGGCATGCAGGGCTGGAACCCGGCCGCGCGCCAGGTGAGCACGTTCAAGAAGCTGACGCTTCCGCAGAACGCCCGGCTGCTCGCGCTGCTCAACGTCGCGATGGCGGACGGCCTCATCGCCTGCTGGGACAGCAAGTTTGCCCACGACACCTGGCGCCCGGTCACCGCCATTCACGCGGGCGGGCACGGGGTGGCCGCGGACCCGAGCTGGATGCCGCTGATCGTGACGCCACCCTTCCCGGCGTACCCTTCGGGGCACGCCTGCGCCGGCGGGGCGGCGCGCCTCGTGCTCGAGCGCCAGCTCGGGCCGGGCGGGCACGCCATCACGCTGACCAGCGCGACCGCACCCGGAGTGACCTTCACCTACGACAGCTTCAAGGCGATCGCGGATCAGGTAGACGAGGCGCGGGTGGTCGGGGGCATCCACGTGCGCCACGACCAGACGGCCGGCGGGGAGCTCGGGCGCCGCGTCGGCGAGCACGTCTGCCGCACCGCATGGCGGCTGCGGCCCGGCCCATCCTCCGGGTGCGGACCCTGA
- a CDS encoding glycosyltransferase family 4 protein has protein sequence MGIAGLAQGLAQLGHQVSVRPLGRRTGFHTLDRWLYNAGVYLRPPRDTDLVLGVDLDGFLWARRRALPFVASLKGIIADELKNERGRVRALLTLQARWERRNVERADLVMVTSRYCAEVAQREYGVPPDRIAVVPEPIDLEVWDDQFWRAPRRAPRGPVVLCVARMYPRKRIEDLLRAAVIVRARIPEASVRIVGRGPEWPAVSRLHAQLGLGEAAVLLGDLTRERLAEEYANASLFCLPSVQEGFGIVFLEAMAAELPVVACRIAAVPEVVLDGATGLLVPPRDPVAIAEALERLIADPALARRLGQEGRRRVLGFSPRHVADRFLSAVHSTQDRLGQRARGG, from the coding sequence GTGGGCATCGCGGGGCTGGCCCAGGGGCTGGCCCAGCTCGGCCACCAGGTCTCGGTACGCCCGCTCGGCCGGCGCACCGGCTTCCACACGCTCGATCGCTGGCTCTACAACGCGGGGGTCTATCTCCGGCCCCCGCGGGATACGGACCTGGTCCTCGGGGTGGACCTCGACGGCTTTCTGTGGGCCCGCCGACGAGCGCTGCCGTTCGTGGCGAGCCTGAAGGGCATCATCGCCGACGAGCTCAAGAACGAGCGGGGCCGCGTGCGCGCGCTGCTCACCCTGCAGGCGCGCTGGGAGCGCCGGAACGTGGAGCGCGCCGACCTCGTGATGGTGACGAGCCGCTACTGCGCCGAGGTGGCGCAGCGCGAGTACGGGGTGCCGCCCGATCGCATCGCGGTGGTGCCGGAGCCGATCGATCTGGAGGTCTGGGACGATCAGTTCTGGCGCGCCCCGCGTCGCGCGCCCCGCGGTCCGGTGGTGCTGTGCGTGGCCCGCATGTATCCCCGCAAGCGGATCGAAGACCTGCTGCGTGCCGCCGTGATCGTGCGGGCGCGGATCCCCGAGGCGTCGGTGCGGATCGTCGGCCGCGGACCCGAATGGCCGGCGGTGAGCCGTCTCCACGCCCAGCTGGGGCTCGGCGAGGCCGCGGTGCTGCTGGGCGACCTCACCCGGGAGCGCCTGGCCGAGGAGTACGCCAACGCGTCCCTGTTCTGTCTGCCGTCGGTGCAGGAAGGTTTCGGCATCGTGTTCCTGGAGGCGATGGCGGCGGAGCTGCCGGTGGTGGCCTGCCGGATCGCCGCGGTGCCGGAGGTCGTGCTGGACGGCGCGACCGGGCTGCTGGTTCCGCCCCGCGACCCCGTCGCGATCGCAGAGGCCCTCGAGCGGTTGATCGCCGACCCCGCGCTGGCCCGGCGACTCGGGCAGGAAGGCCGTCGCCGGGTGCTCGGCTTCTCGCCGCGGCACGTCGCCGACCGCTTCCTCAGCGCGGTACACTCCACCCAGGATCGCCTGGGACAGCGGGCACGAGGAGGCTGA
- a CDS encoding 6-carboxytetrahydropterin synthase, whose protein sequence is MVYATRKFTFSAGHRYWRPEWSAEENARVFGSLTVAHGHNYGLEVTVRGEIDPRTGMVMDLGELKRVVGEAVIRRFDHADLNQDPLFPPGTVPTTENLVRVIWDLLGPKLGAERLHRLRLWEDPTFYVDYLGE, encoded by the coding sequence ATGGTGTACGCGACGCGGAAGTTCACGTTCTCGGCGGGCCACCGCTACTGGCGCCCGGAGTGGAGCGCCGAGGAGAACGCGCGCGTCTTCGGCTCGCTCACGGTGGCGCACGGGCACAACTACGGCCTCGAGGTCACGGTGCGCGGCGAGATCGACCCGCGCACCGGCATGGTGATGGATCTGGGCGAGCTGAAGCGGGTGGTCGGGGAGGCGGTGATCCGCCGCTTCGACCACGCGGACCTGAACCAGGATCCGCTCTTTCCGCCCGGCACCGTCCCCACCACCGAGAACCTGGTCCGGGTGATCTGGGATCTGCTCGGCCCCAAGCTCGGCGCCGAGCGCCTGCACCGGCTGCGCCTGTGGGAGGACCCGACCTTCTACGTGGACTACCTCGGCGAATGA
- a CDS encoding enoyl-CoA hydratase: MSDHILVEQDGPIATVVFNRPKMRNAISLAMWSEIAMVTERLSKDDSVRAIVYRGAGTDAFASGADISEFQENRKDTATALNYNKQTEAAYSSIRVCPKPTVAMVFGYCMGGAMALAMAADLRFAAAGSKFGIPAARLSIIYGLDPVHQLVDLVGPAYAKDILYSARTVDAEEALRIGFIQRLVPAGELESYTYEYLKKVAANAPLSVRGTKAQVQAIFDGITDAHRDHLRNLGIATFDSEDYREGTRAFLEKRAPRFQGR, from the coding sequence ATGAGCGACCACATCCTGGTGGAGCAGGACGGTCCGATTGCCACCGTCGTGTTCAACCGGCCGAAGATGCGCAACGCGATCAGCCTGGCCATGTGGTCGGAGATCGCCATGGTGACCGAGCGCCTGTCCAAGGACGATTCGGTGCGCGCGATTGTCTACCGCGGCGCGGGCACCGACGCGTTCGCGTCGGGCGCGGACATCTCCGAGTTCCAGGAGAACCGCAAGGACACCGCCACCGCGCTCAACTACAACAAGCAGACCGAAGCCGCCTATTCCTCGATCCGCGTGTGCCCGAAGCCCACGGTGGCCATGGTGTTCGGCTACTGCATGGGCGGGGCGATGGCCCTCGCGATGGCGGCCGATCTGCGCTTCGCGGCGGCCGGCTCGAAGTTCGGCATCCCGGCCGCGCGGCTCAGCATCATCTACGGGCTCGATCCGGTCCACCAGCTGGTCGACCTGGTCGGGCCGGCGTACGCCAAGGACATCCTCTACTCCGCCCGTACCGTCGACGCCGAGGAGGCTCTGCGCATCGGCTTCATCCAGCGGCTGGTTCCCGCCGGCGAGCTCGAGTCGTACACCTACGAGTATCTCAAGAAGGTCGCGGCCAACGCGCCGCTGTCGGTGCGCGGGACCAAGGCGCAGGTGCAGGCGATCTTCGACGGCATCACCGACGCCCATCGCGATCATCTCCGCAATCTCGGCATCGCGACGTTCGACAGCGAGGACTACCGGGAGGGCACGCGGGCCTTCCTCGAGAAGCGGGCGCCCCGGTTCCAGGGGCGGTAG
- a CDS encoding 6-carboxytetrahydropterin synthase: MTDFTVTRSYHFSAAHQLANPALSDEDNAELYGQCFRQHGHNYQLEVTVAGPLDPATGMSVDITVIDAAVKKAVLDQVDHYDLSATVPALAGVITTGENLARTFWDWLEAALPAGILRRVTLVETANNVFEYCGAPAAGR, encoded by the coding sequence ATGACCGATTTCACGGTCACCCGGTCGTACCACTTCAGCGCGGCCCACCAGCTCGCGAACCCGGCGCTCTCCGACGAGGATAACGCCGAGCTCTACGGCCAGTGCTTCCGTCAGCACGGGCACAACTACCAGCTCGAGGTGACGGTCGCGGGGCCCCTCGATCCGGCCACCGGCATGTCCGTCGACATCACCGTGATCGACGCGGCGGTGAAGAAGGCGGTGCTGGACCAGGTCGATCACTACGACCTCTCCGCCACCGTGCCCGCACTGGCGGGCGTGATCACCACCGGGGAGAACCTCGCGCGCACCTTCTGGGACTGGCTGGAGGCGGCGCTGCCCGCGGGCATCCTGCGGCGCGTGACCCTGGTGGAGACGGCCAACAACGTGTTCGAGTACTGCGGCGCGCCCGCCGCCGGGAGGTGA
- a CDS encoding CoA transferase — protein sequence MTPTDGRPLARFSVLDLTTVRSGPTCTKILADFGADVVRIERPGGEGRERVFFDAADLHRNKRSVAVNLQDPRGVAIVKRLAASADVVVENYRPDVKHRLGVDYETLSRDNPRLVYASISGFGQDGPYRDRPGYDQIVQGMSGLMWLTGTQESAPLRVGIPIGDLLAGYFAALGILTALLERETSGRGQRVETSLLEALTGSLSFQAAKYVNTGEVPPPVGNHHPLTAPMGVYRARDQFFNLAVGNDDMWRRFCKVLERPALVDDPRFAGMLSRVKHRQALDAVLGEIFATRPAAEWVEMLNAVGVACGPINTVDQVFADPQIQTANLVRSVSNAAWGPHKVLALPVHLSRTPARVERAAPMTGEHTREVLASLGYDAATVDSLMADGVIEQHKGETI from the coding sequence GTGACTCCCACCGATGGACGGCCCCTCGCTCGGTTCTCCGTCCTCGATCTGACCACTGTCCGCTCCGGCCCTACCTGCACGAAAATATTGGCGGATTTTGGCGCGGACGTCGTCCGGATCGAGCGGCCGGGTGGCGAGGGGCGGGAGCGCGTGTTCTTCGACGCCGCCGACCTGCATCGCAACAAGCGCAGCGTGGCGGTCAACCTCCAGGATCCGCGCGGGGTCGCCATCGTCAAGCGCCTGGCCGCCTCGGCCGACGTGGTCGTGGAGAACTACCGCCCGGACGTCAAGCATCGGCTGGGCGTGGACTACGAAACCCTCTCGCGCGACAACCCGCGTCTCGTCTACGCGAGCATCTCCGGCTTCGGCCAGGATGGCCCCTATCGTGACCGTCCCGGGTACGACCAGATCGTGCAGGGCATGTCCGGGCTCATGTGGCTCACCGGCACCCAGGAGAGCGCGCCGCTCCGCGTGGGCATTCCGATCGGCGACCTCCTGGCCGGCTACTTCGCGGCGCTGGGCATCCTCACCGCGCTGCTGGAGCGCGAGACGTCGGGCCGCGGCCAGCGGGTCGAGACCTCGCTGCTCGAGGCCCTGACCGGCAGCCTGTCGTTCCAGGCTGCCAAGTACGTCAACACCGGCGAGGTGCCGCCGCCGGTCGGCAATCACCATCCGCTGACCGCGCCGATGGGCGTGTACCGTGCTCGCGATCAGTTCTTCAATCTGGCCGTCGGCAACGACGACATGTGGCGGCGCTTCTGCAAGGTGCTGGAGCGGCCCGCCCTCGTCGACGATCCGCGATTCGCCGGGATGCTCTCACGGGTGAAGCATCGGCAAGCCCTCGACGCCGTCCTCGGAGAGATCTTCGCGACCCGGCCCGCCGCCGAATGGGTAGAGATGCTCAACGCGGTCGGCGTGGCGTGCGGCCCCATCAATACCGTCGACCAGGTCTTCGCGGATCCGCAGATTCAGACGGCGAACCTCGTCCGCAGCGTCAGCAACGCGGCCTGGGGTCCGCACAAGGTGCTGGCGCTGCCGGTGCATCTTTCCCGAACGCCGGCGCGGGTGGAGCGGGCCGCGCCGATGACCGGAGAGCACACCCGCGAAGTGCTGGCGTCCCTGGGCTACGACGCGGCCACCGTGGACAGCCTGATGGCCGACGGCGTCATCGAGCAGCACAAGGGAGAGACGATATGA
- a CDS encoding AAA family ATPase, translated as MADGQSDQAVRFGPYTFEASIGELRRGRRVIRLTPKAAAVLSTLVSRAGALVTKDGLFDAVWPGVAVSDAALTSCIQELRDALGDDARRPRYIETVHRRGYRFVAPVPEARAYGGALLRVPEHLVGRALALDRLRACLDRARAGERQVVLVSGEPGIGKTAVVEAFLAGAAREGLPVGTGRCIDHYGVGEAYLPLLEALTGLGRVPGCRLVPILRRHAPTWLAQMPSLVEPAELRTLRRTTAGATRERMLRELAEAIETFTDRAPLALWLEDLHWSDGSTLDWLAYVTRRPGPARLLVIGTYRPVATTPGGHSLHAVLRELVAREPGHEIVLDLLEEAAVARYLVERLGPRPGSAANDGAADRLAVLARLVHRRTEGNPLFMASAIQDLIGRGILVQADGGWRLTEEPEILELTIPDDVRAVIALQFGRLSDDERRVLEVASVVGLEFSAAAVAAGAGSPVADAEGSCAALARPGAFLVARGADAWPDGTAAERYGFRHWLHRQMVYEQIAAGRRAELHRRIAERLAVAHGERADEIALELAAHFERGHDARRAVHYLRRAAAVTTRRGAAQEARAHLVRALDLLRALPAVEETMQQEVALQIALGGSLMATRGWGAPEVEEPLARAQALAERLGDTPRLFPALWGLWLFRWGRGELATAEELGERLRVQAERSREPALVLQAHHALWATRLIQGAPTAALEHARHGIAIYEPPHAALAAEYGNHDPGVCAQVMAAWTLELLGESGEAAAASRNALDLAGRLRHPVTETLALVFAAHLHCFRGDAEAVLAHAGRAVALAREQGFGLFLAWAETVHGWALVETGRPEEGVAQMRGAIASARASGSAQLQTYLLATLAAGLLRAGAPDPALDVVGEALTLAARTGERFLEAELHRLEGEAGRAIGRGGTPGARAPQECFLTALEIARRQGARGLERRAAASLAAWSGADARPR; from the coding sequence GTGGCGGACGGGCAGTCGGATCAGGCAGTTCGCTTCGGGCCCTACACGTTCGAGGCCTCGATCGGCGAGCTGCGTCGCGGCCGGCGAGTCATCCGGCTCACGCCGAAGGCCGCGGCGGTGCTCTCCACCCTGGTCTCCCGGGCGGGCGCGCTCGTCACCAAGGACGGTCTCTTCGACGCGGTCTGGCCCGGGGTCGCGGTCAGCGATGCCGCGCTGACCTCGTGCATCCAGGAGCTCCGCGACGCGCTCGGTGACGACGCCCGACGCCCGCGCTACATCGAGACCGTTCACCGGAGAGGCTATCGCTTCGTCGCCCCGGTGCCGGAAGCGCGGGCGTACGGCGGGGCGCTCCTGCGCGTGCCGGAGCATCTCGTCGGCCGGGCGCTCGCGCTCGACCGGCTCCGCGCGTGCCTCGACCGCGCGCGAGCGGGGGAGCGTCAGGTCGTGCTCGTCTCGGGCGAGCCGGGCATCGGCAAGACCGCGGTGGTGGAGGCGTTCCTGGCCGGCGCGGCCCGCGAGGGGCTTCCGGTCGGCACCGGGCGCTGCATCGACCACTACGGCGTCGGCGAGGCCTACCTGCCGCTGCTCGAGGCCCTCACCGGTCTCGGGCGCGTGCCCGGGTGTCGCCTCGTGCCGATCCTGCGGCGCCACGCGCCGACGTGGCTGGCTCAGATGCCGTCCCTCGTCGAGCCGGCCGAGCTGCGGACGCTCCGGCGCACCACCGCGGGGGCCACGCGGGAGCGCATGCTGCGCGAGCTGGCCGAGGCCATCGAGACCTTCACCGACCGCGCGCCGCTCGCGCTCTGGCTGGAGGACCTGCACTGGAGCGACGGGTCCACCCTCGACTGGCTCGCCTACGTGACGCGGCGGCCCGGACCTGCACGGCTCCTCGTGATCGGGACGTACCGGCCGGTCGCGACGACGCCGGGCGGGCATTCGCTCCATGCGGTGCTGCGAGAGCTGGTGGCCCGCGAGCCCGGGCACGAGATCGTCCTCGATCTCCTCGAGGAGGCGGCGGTGGCACGGTATCTCGTCGAGCGACTTGGGCCGCGCCCCGGGTCCGCCGCGAACGACGGCGCCGCGGATCGGCTCGCCGTGCTCGCCCGGCTCGTCCATCGTCGGACGGAGGGCAACCCGCTGTTCATGGCCAGTGCCATCCAGGACCTCATCGGGCGCGGGATCCTGGTCCAGGCCGATGGGGGCTGGCGTCTGACCGAGGAGCCCGAGATCCTGGAGCTGACGATCCCCGACGACGTGCGGGCGGTGATCGCGCTCCAGTTTGGCCGCCTCTCGGACGACGAGCGGCGCGTGCTCGAGGTGGCGAGCGTGGTCGGGCTCGAGTTCTCGGCCGCCGCGGTCGCGGCGGGCGCGGGGTCCCCGGTGGCGGACGCGGAGGGGAGCTGCGCCGCCCTGGCACGTCCGGGCGCGTTCCTGGTCGCGCGCGGGGCCGACGCCTGGCCGGACGGAACCGCGGCAGAGCGATACGGCTTCCGCCACTGGCTCCACCGGCAGATGGTGTACGAGCAGATTGCAGCCGGCCGGCGCGCCGAGCTGCACCGGCGGATCGCGGAGCGCCTGGCCGTCGCGCACGGCGAGCGGGCGGATGAGATCGCGCTGGAGCTGGCCGCGCACTTCGAGCGTGGACACGACGCGCGCCGCGCGGTGCACTACCTGCGGCGCGCCGCCGCGGTGACGACCCGGCGGGGCGCGGCCCAGGAGGCGCGCGCACACCTCGTGCGGGCGCTCGACCTCCTGCGGGCACTGCCCGCCGTGGAGGAGACGATGCAGCAGGAGGTGGCGCTCCAGATCGCCCTCGGCGGATCCCTGATGGCCACGCGCGGCTGGGGCGCGCCCGAGGTGGAGGAGCCGCTCGCGCGGGCGCAGGCCCTCGCCGAGCGCCTCGGCGACACGCCGCGCCTCTTTCCCGCTCTCTGGGGGCTGTGGCTGTTCCGCTGGGGACGCGGTGAGCTGGCGACCGCGGAGGAGCTGGGCGAACGCCTGCGCGTCCAGGCGGAGCGCTCGCGCGAGCCCGCCCTCGTGCTCCAGGCGCACCACGCCTTGTGGGCCACCCGGCTGATCCAGGGTGCGCCCACGGCCGCGCTGGAGCACGCCCGCCACGGCATCGCGATCTACGAGCCTCCGCACGCCGCGCTGGCCGCGGAGTACGGCAACCACGACCCCGGGGTCTGCGCACAGGTCATGGCCGCCTGGACTCTCGAGCTGCTCGGCGAGTCCGGCGAGGCGGCGGCCGCGAGCCGCAACGCGCTTGACCTCGCCGGGCGGCTGCGGCATCCGGTCACCGAGACGCTCGCGCTGGTGTTCGCCGCGCACCTGCACTGCTTCCGCGGCGACGCCGAGGCGGTCCTGGCCCATGCCGGTCGCGCCGTGGCGCTGGCGCGCGAACAGGGGTTCGGGCTCTTCCTGGCCTGGGCCGAAACGGTGCACGGCTGGGCGCTGGTCGAGACGGGCCGCCCGGAAGAAGGGGTGGCCCAGATGCGCGGCGCGATCGCCAGCGCGCGCGCCTCGGGCTCCGCCCAGCTCCAGACGTACCTGCTCGCCACCCTCGCCGCCGGGCTGCTCCGCGCCGGAGCGCCGGACCCGGCGCTCGACGTCGTCGGCGAGGCGCTCACCCTCGCGGCCCGCACCGGCGAGCGCTTCCTGGAGGCGGAGCTGCATCGGCTCGAGGGCGAAGCCGGCCGGGCGATCGGTCGCGGAGGCACGCCCGGGGCGCGAGCGCCGCAGGAGTGCTTCCTGACCGCGCTGGAGATCGCACGACGGCAGGGCGCGCGCGGGCTGGAGCGGCGGGCCGCGGCCAGCCTCGCCGCGTGGTCCGGCGCAGACGCGCGCCCGCGCTGA
- a CDS encoding molybdenum cofactor biosynthesis protein MoaE: protein MKVQVRLFARYREEAGRDSLDLELPDGGTVERAWEAVTEQLPVLLPYRPFTLFALRNDYVAAEHPLGDGDELCLFPPVSGGADGSDSDWIEVTTEPLSERAVAQAVEDAGAGALALFSGVVRNQTGSRRVKFLEYEAHGPMALAKMREIGRTIRERWPIVSRIALVHRIGRLEIGESSVMIAVSSPHRGEAFEACRFAIDTLKETVPIWKKEHFEDGEVWVGLQCDHRQ from the coding sequence ATGAAGGTGCAGGTCCGGCTGTTCGCCCGCTATCGCGAGGAAGCGGGCCGTGACTCGCTGGACCTCGAGCTTCCGGATGGGGGCACCGTCGAGCGAGCCTGGGAAGCCGTCACCGAGCAGCTTCCCGTCCTCCTGCCGTACCGCCCCTTCACGCTCTTCGCGCTCCGCAACGACTACGTGGCCGCCGAGCATCCGCTGGGAGACGGCGACGAGCTCTGCCTGTTCCCCCCGGTGAGCGGCGGCGCGGACGGATCCGATTCGGATTGGATCGAAGTCACCACCGAGCCCCTGTCGGAGCGAGCGGTCGCCCAGGCGGTGGAGGATGCGGGGGCGGGGGCCCTGGCCTTGTTTTCGGGAGTGGTGCGGAACCAGACCGGCAGCCGGCGCGTGAAGTTCCTGGAGTACGAGGCCCACGGCCCCATGGCGCTGGCCAAGATGCGCGAGATCGGCCGTACCATCCGCGAGCGCTGGCCGATCGTCAGCCGGATCGCGCTCGTCCATCGCATCGGCCGCCTGGAGATCGGCGAGTCGAGCGTGATGATCGCCGTCTCCTCGCCCCACCGGGGCGAGGCCTTCGAGGCGTGCCGCTTCGCGATCGACACCCTGAAGGAGACGGTGCCGATCTGGAAGAAGGAGCACTTCGAGGACGGCGAGGTCTGGGTCGGCCTGCAGTGTGACCATCGCCAGTAG
- the folE gene encoding GTP cyclohydrolase I FolE produces the protein MIERLVRDLLKEIGEDPTREGLEKTPVRVAKAWEYLTSGYRQDVHDVLNEALFTEEYDEMVVVKDIDLYSMCEHHLLPFFGKCHIAYMPSRKIVGLSKLPRLVEMFARRLQVQERLTTQIAHTLNDVLQPRGVAVVIEALHMCMLMRGVEKQNSKAVTSAMLGAFRDNAGTRAEFMELIRPRLGMMV, from the coding sequence ATGATTGAGCGCCTCGTCCGCGATCTGCTGAAGGAGATCGGCGAAGATCCGACCCGGGAGGGCCTCGAGAAGACCCCGGTCCGGGTGGCCAAGGCCTGGGAATACCTGACCTCCGGCTACCGGCAGGACGTCCACGACGTCCTGAACGAGGCGCTCTTCACCGAGGAGTACGACGAGATGGTGGTGGTCAAGGACATCGATCTCTACTCGATGTGCGAGCACCACCTGCTCCCCTTCTTCGGCAAATGCCACATCGCCTACATGCCCTCCCGGAAGATCGTGGGGCTCTCCAAGCTGCCGCGGCTGGTCGAGATGTTCGCGCGGCGCCTGCAGGTGCAGGAGCGCCTGACCACCCAGATCGCTCACACCCTGAACGACGTGCTGCAGCCGCGCGGCGTCGCGGTGGTGATCGAGGCCCTGCACATGTGCATGCTCATGCGGGGGGTGGAGAAGCAGAACTCGAAGGCGGTGACCTCGGCCATGCTCGGCGCGTTCCGGGACAACGCGGGCACGCGCGCCGAGTTCATGGAGCTGATCCGGCCTCGCCTCGGAATGATGGTGTGA